In Cicer arietinum cultivar CDC Frontier isolate Library 1 chromosome 7, Cicar.CDCFrontier_v2.0, whole genome shotgun sequence, the genomic window TTAGATACTTTAAGGATTCATGATCCCTATGTATCACAAATTCTTTAGGAAACAAATAATGTTACCAAGTATGTAATGCTCTAACTAAAACGTATAGTTCCTTATCAGAAGTGGAATAGTTCAAGTGTGCTCCACTCAATTTCTCACTAAAATATGCAATTGGATGACCTTCTTGTAGCAAAACAGCTCCTATTCCAATATTAGATGCATCATATTCAATTTCAAATGTTTTTGCAAAGTTAGGCAAGGCCAAGATAGGTGCATGCATCGATTTTCCCTTAAAGTATTAAATGCATCTTCTTGATCTTGTCTCCACTTAAATGCAACACTTTTCTTAACAATCTCATTCAAATGAGCGGCCAAAGTACTAAAGTTAGGCACAAAATGCCTATAGAAGCTACCAAGACCATGAAAACTCCTAATCTCACTCATGCATTTAGGTGTTGGCCAATTCCTTATGGCCTTAATATTTTCTTCATCTACTTTAACACCTTGTGCACTTACTACAAATCCTAATAAAGTAACCTCACTTTGGCAAAAAGTGCACTTTTCTAAGTTAACAAGCAACTTCTCTTCTCTTAGGACTTGTAAAAGCCTAAGTACAGGATGCCTATATTTGATGGTAATGTTATTAATAACAAGACAATCGGTGCACATGCGCCATGTACCATCTTTCTTTGGTACTAAGATTACTGGCATGACACAAGGACTAAGGCTCTTTTGAACCCAACCATTTTCCAAAAGTTTGGGGATTtgtatttcaatttctttaGTTTGTTCTAGATTACTTCTATTAGGAGGCTTATTAGGAAAAGAAACACTTGGAATAAAACCAATGTGGTGCTCTATACCTCTAAAAGGAGGTATGCCATGAGGAAGTTCTTTAGGGAACACATcatcaaaatcttttaaaagaCAATTCAATGAAGGAGGAATATCATCATGTGAAGTAGACAAACATAAATCATtgcaatatagaaaatatacCGATTGTCTAGTCAACAAAGCTTTCCTAACCAAATGCTTTCTAGCAAATATGTTTTCAACCCTAGGTAAAGAATTTTGGTTACTTGAGTCATGAGCATTCAtaatatattttccttttttttcttcgatCTTTTTGTCCATCTTTAGATTCTATTGAGTTTGATCAAGATAAACTTCCTTGGTATTAAGAGGTAAAAGAGACATTTTATGCTTTTTATGCACAAAAGGATAGATGTTAGTGTGACCATCATGATGAACTTTTCTATCAAATTGCCATGGCCGCCCTAACAAAATATGGCCGGCCTCCATAGGCGCAACATCACACAAAATTTCATCATGATATTTGTCAATACTAAAATTTACCAAAACTTGTTTATCCACCAAAATATCAACATCGTTCTTTAGCCATTGAAGCTTATATGGCTCAGATGTTTAATGGGTTTCAAGCCAAATTTTGTGACTAATCTTGTGCTAGCCACATTGGTACAACTACCACTATCAACTATCAAAGAGCAAACTTTTTCATCAACAAGACATCTAGTACGAAAAATATTTTCCTTTTGAGAATCATTATCCTTAACTTGGACTCCTAATAGTCTTCTAACCATGAGAAGATCTCCTTCAACAGGAGCCAATTCATAGTCACTCCCTAGTTCACTTGGGGATGATTGTGAAGAGTAAGAATAAAAGGAAGAATCAATTTCATTTACCTTTTTAGCCTTTGCAACCATAGACTTTTTATTTGGACAATTAGATGCTATGTGGCCCCTTCCTAAgcatttaaaacatttaattgaAGAATGAGAAGAAGATCTAGAAGAGGAGCTTTAAGTTTAGAAGACTTACATTCTTTGGCTGAAGCTAATGGAGAATCACCCTCTCTTTTATGTTTGTTCCAATGTGAGGAGTCTTTGTTTGAGGAATACTTTTTTATAAGTACTTTTTCTCTTCAATTGTTGTTCAACGGTGGATGACTTATGAACAAGCTCCTTAATATCCATAAAGTGTTGTAACTCAACCACATCTCTAATCTCATAGCTTAGATCATCTAAGAATCTAGCTATTATGGCATCGTCATCCTCTCTAATGTTGGAGCAAATTATCAAAGTCTCAAAGTCCTTATAATAATCCTCCATACTCTTGGAGCCTTGTTTCAACCTTTGTAGTTTTCAATGTAGCTCCCTTTGATAATGAGATGGTACATACCTTTTCCTCAAAAGTACTTTTAATTCATCCTAATCATCTAGTTGCCTAGCATCACATCTCCCCATTTCCTTGACATTTTGGTGCCACCAAAGTAAAGCATGACCCTTAAACTCTAAGGTAGCCAACTTAACTCTCATATCTTCTATAATATCATGAGCTTCAAACAATTGATCTATCTTAAGCTCCCAATCAAGATATGATTCCAGATCACTTTTTCCATGAAATGAAGGGAACTTAATTTTGCAAGCGACATATGTATCATCATGTCTTTGGTTCCTCCTCTCATTTCCATGAAAATCTCTATGGTTTCTCTCATGATTCCCTCTCTCATAATCGTCTTTATGGTTCCTCACATGTTCTCTTTGTCTTCTACTTCCCTCGTTTTCAAACTCATCTTCATTGTGAGAAGACCTTCGATGATGAGATATCCTATTTCTTTGATTCACAAACTCTTCTCTTAAAGCATTCATGAGTATTCAACATTTTTGTAAAGTGATCCATAAGAAAAATGGTTCTAGGAGAAAAGGGGTTTAGTTCACTTCCACTCAtgatttcaacaacaacaaacaacaAGTACCAAAATAATCAAACAAATGACAAAAACAAGtgagcaaaataaaaataaggccCCCACCGCTACTAAGTTTTTACACTCAAGATATGTATCACTCGTGTATATCACTCAATAATGgttgttttataattttcactCTAGCCTTTTTCCACTCCCTAATGCAGCACTTATATTTCTAGATTTTTCTCTGCATATTTGAATTCCTCTCATTTTTCTAATCAACTTATACTTTTGAACTTGCAGAATTGAACATGTATGGAAGAAATAACATCACAAAGAAATTTGCAAGAGAAATTTTGAAGGACATGAGTTGAAGGATCTAACCAAgtgatattttcaaacaaagtaccaaataaaatggagaacacaaagaagaaaatatggAGAAGAAATGAAGTGGTAGAAATCACCACACTCTACAAGGTATGATTAGATCAAGGTAGAATCACTTCAAGAGTAAAATGCTCTTGATAAGATCCAAATTTGATTCAAAGAAGAACCCTAGAGAGCATTTTTCTAATCTCACCCAAagtgttttcttctttttcaaaaaagtccCCCTATGTCTTGCAATAAAAAAGGCATATATAGCCTAACACAAAATAACATGGTACCTAGGTTACACACAACTAATGACATTGTGCCTAAGCTACCAAATATTTAGGCACACACACAAGTCAACATAATTCCTAATTATAAGGTATGATTATTACATTcctaagaaaattaaaaatttgtttctcTAATTGTTCCTTTAGCTTCCTAGCCTTCCCTCTAGTCAATGGTCCTTCCGCTCCTAGTTCTTGAAGCTCATTACCCTTCATGTATGGTTGGTCCACATCATAATCAAAGTGTTGtataagatgaatttgaaagttgtttgataaaatgtgTAAAAGAAAAACATTGACAAATATTTGATGAACTTGAAAGTGTTGTATAAGATGAACTTGAAAGTTTTTTGAGGAACTTGTTCCTAGTACCCTTTGTGATTCTTGATAAAGAGGAAGATGATGAGGTAGTTCTTATCCTTGGGAGACCATTTTTAACCACTAGAAAAGCTATGATTGATGTTGAACAGGGTAAACTCGTG contains:
- the LOC140918822 gene encoding LOW QUALITY PROTEIN: uncharacterized protein (The sequence of the model RefSeq protein was modified relative to this genomic sequence to represent the inferred CDS: inserted 5 bases in 4 codons; deleted 1 base in 1 codon; substituted 7 bases at 7 genomic stop codons); this encodes MNALREEFVNQRNRISHHRRSSHNEDEFENEGSRRQREHVRNHKDDYERGNHERNHRDFHGNERRNQRHDDTYVACKIKFPSFHGKSDLESYLDWELKIDQLFEAHDIIEDMRDELKVLLRKRYVPSHYQRELHXKLQRLKQGSKSMEDYYKDFETLIICSNIREDDDAIIARFLDDLSYEIRDVVELQHFMDIKELVHKSSTVEQQLKRKSTYKKVFLKQRLLTLEQTXKRGSSSRSSSHSSIKCFKCLGRGHIASNCPNKKSMVAKAKKVNEIDSSFYSYSSQSSPSELGSDYELAPVEGDLLMVRRLLGVQVKDNDSQKENIFRTRCLVDEKVCSLIVDSGSCTNVASTRLVTKFGLKPIKHXEPYKLQWLKNDVDILVDKQVLVNFSIDKYHDEILCDVAPMEAGHILLGRPWQFDRKVHHDDFDDVFPKELPHGIPPFRGIEHHIGFIPSVSFPNKPPNRSNLEQTKEIEIQIPKLLENGWVQKSLSPCVMPVILVPKKDGTWRFVVSAQGVKVDEENIKAIRNWPTPKCMSEIRSFHGLGSFYRHFVPNFSTLAAHLNEIVKKSVAFKWRQDQEDAFNTLRENXMHAPILALPNFAKTFEIEYDASNIGIGAVLLQEGHPIAYFSEKLSGAHLNYSTSDKELYVLVRALHTWXHYLFPKEFVIHRDHESLKYLKGQDKLNXRHAKWVEFLEQFSYVINHKKGKANVVADALSRQHDGYLFKGTILCIPKCSXRELLVREVHEGSLIGHFGEHKTLDMLHEHFYWPKMKLDVHLIFYWCIVCKKTKSKSMPXWVDLSMDFVLGLPKNKNGRDIIFVVVDHFSKMAHFIPCHKVDDASHIANLFFKEVLKLHGIPKSIVSDRDTKFLSHFXKNVWAKLGSKLLFSTTCHPQTDGQIKMVNRTLGTMLRTFLHANLKAXEECLPFIEFAYNRVPHGTTSFSPFEVAYGFNPLTPFDVLPLPLIRVHXRKERFPSLRKSKLQPRGDGPFKVLERIHNYSYKIELFDEYQISATFNVSDLSPCDVCETTEDELILRTNSLQEGDDDVDQPYMKANELQELGAEGPLTRGKTRKLKEQLEKQIVNFLSLKTYGKIDPHYINLLVIEISYDLFLILGCNNHTL